A genomic window from Serratia liquefaciens includes:
- a CDS encoding AIPR family protein codes for MDTSIHVNVSDKSVKLHEDINKLFSGANFEFNFIGANSLLEMSRNIPASSRILEISEQPISTSAGSYICLTSLTKYYAFVSDNGALARSIFESNVRDYQGSVTVNTGIRLTLNNINSDDFWYLNNGVTIITPKAVSAGKQITIEDPQIVNGLQTSHEIYRHFSELSPINDDNRSILIRIICEENEEARDRIIRATNSQTAILPASLRSSDEIHRNIEDYLKANDFYYDRKKNFYKNLGKPASKIISIAYLAQAMMTVVLFRPDSARARPSTLINSDIEYKKIFSLDISIDTYLKVILIIKATEAFLKSERENYTPDVKTITNIKYYVAMTAAIKYLGAKENILNALANISQIIISDDIFNESLQIVLKNYVELGADDQVAKGAVLTPKILSEL; via the coding sequence ATGGATACAAGCATTCATGTCAATGTATCTGATAAATCAGTAAAGCTCCATGAGGATATAAATAAACTATTTAGTGGCGCGAATTTCGAGTTCAATTTTATTGGTGCGAATAGTCTATTAGAAATGAGTAGAAATATACCTGCCAGTTCCCGGATACTCGAGATATCGGAGCAACCAATTAGTACGTCTGCTGGAAGTTATATTTGTCTTACATCTTTGACAAAGTACTATGCATTTGTAAGTGATAATGGTGCCCTAGCTAGAAGCATTTTTGAATCAAACGTGCGAGATTATCAAGGTAGCGTAACTGTAAATACTGGAATACGTTTAACTTTAAATAACATTAATTCAGATGATTTTTGGTATTTGAATAATGGAGTAACAATAATAACTCCAAAAGCTGTAAGCGCTGGAAAACAGATAACTATAGAAGATCCACAGATTGTAAATGGCTTGCAAACGTCTCATGAAATCTATCGGCATTTCTCTGAATTGAGTCCAATAAATGATGATAATCGTTCAATACTTATTAGAATAATCTGTGAAGAAAATGAAGAAGCAAGAGACAGAATCATTAGGGCAACAAATAGCCAAACAGCAATTCTCCCAGCCTCGCTAAGAAGTTCAGATGAAATCCATAGGAATATTGAAGATTATTTAAAAGCAAACGATTTTTACTATGACAGGAAGAAAAACTTCTATAAAAACCTTGGTAAACCTGCATCTAAAATAATCAGTATCGCATACTTAGCACAGGCAATGATGACTGTAGTATTATTTAGACCTGACAGCGCTCGAGCGCGGCCATCAACGCTAATAAATTCAGATATAGAATATAAAAAAATATTCAGCCTGGATATAAGCATAGACACTTACTTAAAAGTAATTTTAATTATTAAAGCTACCGAAGCTTTCTTGAAAAGCGAAAGAGAAAATTATACTCCAGATGTGAAGACGATAACAAATATTAAGTATTACGTGGCAATGACAGCCGCAATAAAATACTTAGGGGCTAAAGAAAACATATTGAACGCATTGGCCAACATTTCACAAATAATAATTAGCGATGATATTTTCAATGAGAGCTTACAGATTGTACTAAAAAACTATGTCGAATTAGGCGCTGACGATCAAGTTGCAAAGGGTGCAGTTCTTACACCTAAAATTCTTTCTGAGCTTTAA
- a CDS encoding ogr/Delta-like zinc finger family protein: protein MMRCPLCTHSSYTRTSRYVTEQTKEAYYQCQNIVCSCTFKTVESVDKILCQPIKAETVTGEDLPPPEKRTLNRYRSYSRNQTLH, encoded by the coding sequence ATGATGCGTTGCCCACTGTGTACTCATTCGTCTTATACCCGTACCAGCCGTTATGTCACGGAACAGACGAAAGAGGCCTATTACCAGTGCCAAAACATCGTGTGCTCCTGCACGTTTAAAACAGTAGAGAGCGTCGATAAGATTTTATGTCAGCCCATTAAAGCTGAAACGGTGACCGGTGAGGATTTACCGCCGCCGGAAAAAAGGACATTAAATCGTTACCGCAGTTATAGCCGAAATCAAACACTTCACTGA
- a CDS encoding colicin transporter, translating into MSTNGFTYNDIFDDGNVFFEKNGSSTMVLTPKAAIEVCREAEKRKLWISGIDGGHWMNPGFRIDGFTSWTYSRPNDYQSKLSENSKMAIENIKSDAADGYTAFLVTITKEKP; encoded by the coding sequence ATGAGTACTAATGGATTTACATATAACGATATTTTTGATGATGGTAATGTTTTTTTCGAGAAAAATGGTAGTTCAACTATGGTGCTTACACCAAAGGCTGCGATTGAAGTTTGCCGAGAGGCGGAAAAGAGAAAATTATGGATCTCTGGTATTGATGGTGGGCATTGGATGAATCCGGGGTTCAGGATTGATGGCTTCACTTCATGGACATACAGCAGACCTAATGATTATCAGTCAAAGCTTTCTGAAAATAGCAAGATGGCAATTGAAAATATAAAATCAGATGCAGCAGATGGTTACACGGCATTCTTGGTGACAATAACGAAAGAGAAACCTTAG
- the tolA gene encoding cell envelope integrity protein TolA, whose protein sequence is MDHKWVVNYDPYNKNNGVPPEPGLVWKDNKSWEWPEEELTVTSVPIPTLDDEIKKCITNNICLICGKKNCPYIKQDKNYRALLEACRRGDSGNARKIYMQRFAQFRNVFSGERRKGLQKELEAQAKVKAEAEARAKAEAEARAKAEAEARAKAEAEARAKAEAEARAKAEAEARAKAEAEARAKAEAEARAKAEAEAKAKAEAEAKVKAEAKAKADRDALFSKAGVKPAPVYTPEMLKAANGALKAPGAMVLNQTPGSAQMALAGAGVWTPAGEVAGNITKWISNAVSKLSVPAVSPGLLKVSMATLWFHSKPAGQGSDKVPGRDVPALFAFPARTLADAKAIEAGMKSVNMPARGSLVNSNGQLALKLLKTGGSLPAAVQVLTGVRDPKTGLDRITVPAVAGMPVRTVLVNPAAVPSRPSSTANPAPSVPVAPVHTGTELKPVDTITVTTTPAAEINGVQDFIYWRPDAAGTGVEPVYVMLSDPKGKSPKLKIDEKIKDQMEERGWTEQDIKDTVAKGVTGKSIDKRSPKKTPPDYLGRNDTASVYGEPGKYVVVNDRTGEVVQVSGKNKPGWIDDSRIEWGK, encoded by the coding sequence ATGGATCACAAATGGGTAGTTAATTACGACCCCTACAATAAAAATAATGGTGTACCTCCAGAACCGGGGTTGGTTTGGAAAGACAATAAGTCCTGGGAATGGCCGGAAGAAGAATTGACGGTTACTAGCGTGCCGATCCCGACATTGGATGATGAAATAAAGAAATGCATTACCAATAACATTTGCTTGATTTGCGGGAAGAAAAATTGCCCGTACATCAAGCAGGACAAGAATTACCGTGCGCTTTTAGAAGCCTGTCGTAGAGGTGATTCGGGCAATGCGCGAAAAATCTATATGCAACGGTTTGCGCAGTTCAGGAACGTGTTCAGTGGTGAGCGTAGAAAGGGGTTACAAAAGGAATTAGAAGCGCAGGCCAAGGTGAAAGCCGAAGCAGAAGCCAGGGCGAAAGCTGAAGCAGAAGCCAGGGCGAAAGCCGAAGCAGAAGCCAGGGCGAAAGCCGAAGCAGAAGCCAGGGCGAAAGCCGAAGCAGAAGCAAGGGCGAAAGCCGAAGCAGAAGCCAGGGCGAAAGCCGAAGCAGAAGCCAGGGCGAAAGCCGAAGCAGAAGCCAGGGCGAAAGCCGAAGCAGAAGCCAAGGCGAAAGCCGAAGCAGAGGCCAAGGTGAAAGCCGAAGCAAAAGCAAAGGCTGACAGAGATGCGCTGTTCTCAAAAGCAGGCGTCAAGCCAGCGCCCGTGTATACGCCAGAGATGCTCAAAGCAGCTAATGGCGCCTTAAAAGCACCGGGGGCGATGGTGCTGAATCAAACGCCGGGATCTGCGCAAATGGCGCTGGCCGGTGCTGGCGTCTGGACACCCGCCGGTGAGGTCGCGGGAAACATTACGAAGTGGATCAGCAATGCAGTGTCCAAACTGTCAGTACCAGCGGTAAGCCCGGGACTTCTTAAAGTTTCGATGGCGACCCTTTGGTTCCATTCGAAACCCGCGGGTCAGGGGAGTGACAAAGTTCCTGGGCGTGATGTGCCTGCGTTATTTGCGTTTCCGGCCCGAACTCTGGCTGATGCCAAGGCGATAGAGGCCGGGATGAAATCGGTGAATATGCCGGCACGTGGTAGCCTGGTGAACAGTAATGGTCAGTTAGCGTTAAAACTGCTGAAAACAGGTGGGAGTCTGCCGGCAGCGGTTCAGGTGCTGACGGGGGTGCGAGATCCTAAAACTGGGCTAGACCGCATTACCGTTCCAGCAGTAGCAGGGATGCCAGTGCGAACTGTCTTGGTTAACCCGGCGGCAGTGCCTTCCAGACCTTCGAGCACCGCTAATCCGGCCCCGTCAGTTCCTGTAGCACCAGTACATACGGGCACCGAATTGAAACCCGTAGATACCATCACGGTAACGACCACACCAGCGGCGGAGATAAATGGAGTTCAGGACTTTATCTACTGGCGACCAGATGCTGCAGGGACGGGTGTGGAGCCGGTGTATGTGATGCTGAGCGATCCTAAAGGAAAATCTCCTAAGCTTAAAATTGATGAGAAAATCAAAGATCAGATGGAAGAGCGGGGATGGACTGAGCAAGATATCAAAGATACCGTAGCTAAAGGTGTTACAGGTAAATCTATTGACAAGCGCAGCCCAAAGAAAACACCACCTGATTATTTGGGTCGTAACGACACAGCATCAGTATACGGTGAGCCAGGCAAATATGTGGTGGTTAACGATCGTACCGGTGAAGTAGTCCAAGTTAGTGGAAAAAATAAACCAGGCTGGATTGATGACTCACGAATTGAATGGGGGAAATAA
- a CDS encoding HlyD family secretion protein — protein MDLLIILSYVALSYGVFKLFRIPINKWTVPTAVLGGIFIVGALILGMNYNHPYTYRAQKIAVSVPIVPQVSGVIVEVTDKTNVLLHKGDLLFRLDDTRYRARLNKLHADLASAQADVRTRQATLNESSANVQRVYAEYERTRQDYQRYAKGAAMAVNPFSEQDISHARQQYQAQSAALQAAKAQHQQAKERLSGHYNGEDARIASLKSQVVEATYNLEQTTIRAPSEGYVTQVLARPGTTAVRLPFKPVMIFIPQQKRQVVAVFRQNSILRLAQGDKAEVVFNGLPGKIYGGSVTRVLPVVPDGSYQASGVMQGLNVGAQQEGVYVMIDLDPVPDLDKLPDGVTAQAAVYTEHFEHLSIMRKVLLRMTSWLHYLYLDH, from the coding sequence ATGGATCTCTTAATTATTCTCAGCTACGTAGCGCTGAGTTACGGCGTGTTCAAACTGTTCCGTATCCCCATCAATAAATGGACCGTGCCGACCGCGGTACTGGGCGGCATTTTTATCGTAGGAGCTTTGATTCTGGGGATGAATTACAACCATCCCTATACCTACCGGGCGCAGAAAATCGCTGTTTCGGTGCCCATTGTTCCCCAGGTATCGGGAGTGATTGTCGAGGTTACGGATAAGACCAATGTGCTATTGCATAAGGGAGATCTGCTGTTTCGCCTGGATGATACCCGTTACCGTGCCCGGCTGAACAAGTTGCATGCAGATCTTGCCAGCGCGCAGGCGGATGTCAGAACACGACAGGCTACGCTAAATGAGTCCTCGGCCAATGTGCAGCGGGTTTATGCCGAGTATGAGCGCACTCGTCAGGATTATCAGCGTTACGCCAAAGGCGCGGCAATGGCGGTTAACCCTTTCTCTGAACAAGACATCAGCCATGCCCGGCAGCAATATCAAGCGCAATCCGCAGCGCTGCAGGCTGCCAAAGCTCAGCATCAGCAGGCGAAAGAACGGCTTTCGGGCCATTACAACGGTGAGGATGCTCGCATTGCCAGCCTGAAATCACAGGTTGTAGAGGCGACCTACAATCTGGAACAAACGACCATTCGGGCACCGAGCGAGGGCTATGTTACCCAGGTGCTGGCCAGGCCCGGCACCACGGCAGTGCGTCTGCCGTTCAAACCGGTGATGATTTTTATTCCGCAGCAAAAACGGCAGGTGGTGGCGGTATTCCGTCAAAACTCGATCCTGCGATTAGCCCAGGGTGATAAAGCCGAGGTGGTATTTAACGGCTTGCCGGGGAAAATCTATGGCGGCTCGGTCACGCGGGTGCTGCCGGTAGTCCCCGACGGCAGCTATCAGGCCAGTGGAGTGATGCAAGGGCTAAACGTCGGCGCTCAGCAGGAGGGCGTTTACGTGATGATCGATTTAGACCCTGTTCCCGATCTCGACAAATTGCCCGATGGGGTGACCGCACAGGCTGCGGTTTACACCGAGCACTTTGAGCATCTTTCCATCATGCGTAAAGTCCTGCTGCGCATGACCAGCTGGCTGCATTATCTCTATCTGGATCACTAA
- a CDS encoding DUF3302 domain-containing protein → MFLDYFALGVLIAVFLILFYGVIIIHDIPYLLAKKRQHPHQDAIHVAGWVSLFTLHAIWPLLWIWATLYRPERGWGMSEKAEHPEVLQSRIHQLQSELQRLQKPVADESSSSNKGC, encoded by the coding sequence ATGTTTCTAGATTATTTTGCTTTAGGCGTATTGATCGCCGTGTTTTTGATTTTATTTTACGGCGTGATAATTATTCACGACATTCCTTATTTGCTGGCCAAAAAACGGCAACATCCCCATCAGGATGCCATTCACGTGGCTGGCTGGGTCAGCCTGTTTACCCTGCATGCTATTTGGCCACTGCTGTGGATTTGGGCGACGTTATATAGGCCAGAGCGGGGATGGGGCATGAGCGAAAAGGCCGAACACCCTGAAGTGCTGCAATCGCGAATTCATCAGTTACAAAGCGAGTTGCAGCGTTTGCAGAAGCCCGTTGCAGATGAAAGCTCGTCGTCCAATAAAGGGTGTTGA
- a CDS encoding DUF3313 domain-containing protein: MRKTRAAILPLVFILAACSSKVTEKEKYSRFLNNYNDISQGKSASGKDVLYWKETNVDYSKYKYLVYQPMIYFPRPKPTEMVSQRALDNILNYTNRQFKQAMASHFTLEDVPRENTLIFRGAITAIDTHKKGLQVYEVLPITLLVAATQSVTGHRTMESAVYMEGEFIDASTNQPVIKVVRKASGNNLNNEKAKLTVDDVKNAIDTIAKDIKEYKTT, encoded by the coding sequence ATGAGAAAAACCCGTGCGGCCATTTTGCCCTTGGTATTCATTCTGGCAGCTTGTTCATCCAAGGTCACTGAAAAAGAAAAGTACTCCAGGTTCCTAAATAATTACAATGATATTAGCCAGGGAAAATCGGCCTCCGGTAAGGACGTTTTATATTGGAAAGAGACTAACGTTGATTATTCTAAATATAAATATTTGGTTTATCAGCCGATGATCTATTTCCCACGGCCGAAACCCACTGAAATGGTAAGCCAGCGTGCGCTTGATAATATCCTGAACTATACCAACCGGCAGTTTAAGCAGGCGATGGCATCCCATTTTACCTTAGAAGATGTGCCACGTGAAAATACGCTTATTTTCCGCGGGGCTATAACGGCTATCGATACCCATAAAAAAGGGCTTCAGGTGTATGAGGTACTGCCAATAACGCTACTGGTGGCGGCAACACAGAGCGTGACCGGTCACCGCACCATGGAGAGCGCGGTGTATATGGAAGGCGAGTTTATCGACGCTTCGACTAATCAGCCGGTTATCAAAGTGGTGCGGAAAGCGTCCGGTAATAATTTGAATAATGAAAAGGCAAAACTCACCGTAGACGATGTTAAAAATGCCATTGATACCATTGCCAAAGATATCAAAGAGTATAAGACAACATAA
- a CDS encoding LysR family transcriptional regulator, giving the protein MKSKDFKIDELRIVRCIAETASVSKAAQRLDMPQSNVSRTLTALERRLGLEIFLRTPRSLSLTEFGEQFLRRAAQLLDEHSDLLDISGTYKRSLNGMVTLGAPIGIHSFLTRYLLPPLLRESPELIVDLVTRNPDEREKKYGAVFDSDCDLLISFFQPQNESLIARPLTRFRVGLFASPDYIANAPLVEPAELTAHRCITLRVLGGSRNTWSCYNSQGQLMQVPVTGSSICDNILPAIELAKQGLGIVYAPYYSVASALESGSLMPCIERERCIDMQAFLIYRQRGVLPHRVQVMMDSIMHNMKLHEQRLI; this is encoded by the coding sequence GTGAAATCAAAAGACTTCAAGATCGACGAGCTGCGGATCGTTCGCTGCATTGCCGAAACGGCCAGCGTCAGCAAAGCCGCTCAGCGGTTGGATATGCCGCAGTCTAACGTGTCACGCACCCTGACGGCGCTGGAACGTCGGCTTGGCCTGGAGATCTTCTTACGCACCCCGCGCAGCCTGTCGTTGACCGAGTTTGGCGAACAGTTTTTACGTCGGGCAGCCCAGCTATTAGATGAACATAGCGATCTGCTGGATATCTCAGGCACCTATAAACGCAGCCTGAATGGCATGGTGACGCTGGGCGCGCCTATTGGCATCCATTCATTTCTGACCCGTTATCTGCTGCCGCCGTTGTTACGCGAATCGCCAGAACTGATCGTTGATTTGGTTACCCGAAATCCGGATGAGCGAGAGAAGAAATACGGGGCTGTTTTCGACAGCGACTGCGATCTGTTGATCAGTTTTTTCCAGCCGCAAAATGAAAGCCTGATCGCCAGACCCTTAACCCGTTTCCGCGTCGGGTTGTTTGCCTCACCGGACTATATTGCTAACGCGCCCCTTGTCGAACCGGCCGAGCTGACAGCGCATCGCTGCATTACCCTGCGGGTACTGGGGGGGAGCCGCAACACCTGGAGCTGCTACAATTCACAGGGCCAATTAATGCAGGTGCCGGTCACCGGCAGCAGCATATGCGACAACATTCTGCCGGCCATCGAGCTGGCAAAACAGGGGCTGGGCATTGTGTATGCCCCCTATTACTCCGTGGCCTCTGCGCTGGAATCGGGGTCACTGATGCCTTGCATTGAACGTGAGCGCTGTATCGATATGCAAGCCTTTCTTATTTATCGCCAGCGTGGGGTATTACCCCACAGGGTTCAGGTGATGATGGACAGCATCATGCATAATATGAAATTGCATGAGCAGCGCCTGATTTAG
- a CDS encoding MipA/OmpV family protein — MKPCSDFLTPRLKGSKFSISLSLIFACLIYSPFSAAAGWSLGAAAMVNDYGYVDTDAKTQGLPTLNYEKGNFYIHSLAAGYYLLNMPKDQISIITYYSPLGFDPDDSNNSQMKKLDKRDGTLMAGMAFTHKEKWGIIRASLAGDTLDTSNGVVGDVAFLYPIKAGKLRLVPGVGAVYNNGNQNDYYYGIGHAEAKNSGFSTYSAGESWSPYVELSANYQFNEHWYAMASVRAVQLSSEITDSPMVDKDIASQALLGGGYRF, encoded by the coding sequence ATGAAACCGTGCTCAGATTTTCTAACTCCTCGTCTTAAGGGGAGTAAGTTTAGTATTTCGCTTTCGCTCATTTTCGCTTGCCTTATTTATTCGCCTTTTTCAGCTGCAGCGGGCTGGTCCTTAGGGGCGGCCGCTATGGTGAATGATTATGGTTATGTTGATACCGATGCTAAAACACAGGGATTGCCCACGTTAAATTATGAAAAAGGGAACTTTTATATTCACTCTTTGGCGGCGGGTTATTATCTGCTGAATATGCCAAAGGATCAGATTTCGATCATCACCTATTATTCCCCCCTCGGTTTTGATCCGGATGATAGCAATAACAGCCAAATGAAAAAGCTGGATAAGCGCGATGGCACATTAATGGCCGGGATGGCTTTCACCCATAAAGAGAAATGGGGGATTATCCGCGCTTCGCTGGCCGGTGATACCCTAGATACCAGCAACGGCGTGGTGGGAGACGTGGCCTTCCTGTATCCGATAAAGGCAGGCAAGTTGCGCCTGGTGCCCGGTGTTGGCGCGGTCTACAACAACGGTAACCAGAACGATTACTACTATGGCATTGGCCATGCGGAGGCAAAAAACAGCGGTTTCTCGACGTACTCGGCCGGAGAGAGCTGGAGTCCTTATGTGGAGCTGAGCGCCAATTACCAGTTTAACGAACACTGGTATGCCATGGCGTCCGTTCGCGCCGTTCAACTGAGCAGTGAAATCACCGATAGTCCAATGGTGGATAAAGACATCGCCAGCCAGGCTTTGCTGGGTGGTGGATACCGGTTTTAA
- a CDS encoding winged helix-turn-helix transcriptional regulator, which yields METDVPFTLGKRNSATLFNKDDKPIENIIAIKHALMPYGKKCSFPAGTKIRLFHNGIRHWFLLQSGEMSACRDSDGLKIANFREPSLAGIAETFFPKELIFFLAESPVELVMYQESDVLETLARQNLWQDLVHIQAYVIQVLSIRDRLLSGNDAYEVVCNHLLMLMNEKEAFRLSTTVPRYIQQRTQLSRSGIMKILSDLRKGDYITVEKGILLAVNRLPKRY from the coding sequence ATGGAAACAGACGTTCCCTTCACTCTTGGGAAAAGAAACTCAGCCACTTTATTTAATAAAGATGATAAGCCGATAGAAAATATCATAGCGATTAAGCACGCTTTAATGCCCTATGGTAAGAAATGTTCTTTTCCAGCGGGCACAAAAATTCGCTTATTTCACAATGGCATTCGCCATTGGTTCTTGCTCCAGTCAGGCGAAATGTCCGCATGCCGCGACAGCGATGGTTTGAAAATAGCCAACTTTAGAGAACCCTCGCTCGCCGGTATCGCGGAAACCTTCTTCCCTAAAGAGTTGATCTTTTTCCTGGCCGAATCACCGGTTGAACTGGTGATGTACCAGGAAAGTGACGTACTGGAAACGCTGGCACGGCAAAACCTTTGGCAAGACCTGGTGCATATTCAAGCCTATGTCATTCAAGTTTTGAGCATCCGTGACAGGCTGTTGTCGGGCAACGATGCCTACGAGGTTGTCTGCAATCACTTGCTGATGCTAATGAATGAAAAAGAAGCCTTTCGCTTATCCACCACGGTCCCGCGCTATATTCAGCAACGAACGCAGCTCTCTCGCAGTGGCATCATGAAAATATTATCTGACCTGCGCAAGGGGGATTACATTACCGTCGAAAAAGGTATTTTGCTGGCGGTTAACCGGCTGCCAAAGCGTTATTGA
- a CDS encoding GNAT family N-acetyltransferase: MKIISVRQSPEFKQQAIGYFQRQWASEETLMMYEDAITRCIDAANPLPQWYLLVDNSQILGCAGLITNDFISRGELYPWLCALYVEEAHRNRGYGTLLINHVADEARRLGFPQLHLCTDLEGYYEKQGFAFNGLGYHPWGEASRVYTRDL; this comes from the coding sequence ATGAAGATTATTTCGGTGCGTCAGTCCCCCGAGTTTAAACAGCAGGCGATCGGTTATTTCCAACGACAATGGGCTTCGGAAGAAACGCTGATGATGTATGAGGATGCCATTACCCGCTGCATCGACGCGGCTAACCCGTTGCCGCAGTGGTATTTGCTGGTGGATAACAGCCAGATCCTGGGGTGTGCGGGGTTAATCACCAATGATTTCATTAGCCGCGGTGAACTCTATCCATGGCTGTGTGCGCTGTATGTGGAGGAGGCCCACCGTAACCGCGGTTACGGCACGTTGTTGATTAACCATGTAGCGGATGAGGCTCGCCGGCTGGGTTTCCCACAGTTGCATTTGTGTACCGATCTGGAAGGCTACTACGAGAAACAGGGGTTTGCCTTTAATGGGTTGGGTTACCACCCTTGGGGTGAGGCTTCGCGGGTGTATACACGGGATCTGTAA
- a CDS encoding class I SAM-dependent methyltransferase — protein MTQNIYDNQAFFDGYAQLSRSVNGLDGAPEWPTIRSILPDLHGKWVVDLGCGYGWFCRSAREQGAAGVLGLDVSEKMLGKAQAMTQDAGIEYRQQDLEQLQLPQASFDIAYSSLTLHYIEDLARLFATVYQALTAGGQFIFTAEHPVYTAPQHQGWLVDQNGQKSWPVNGYQQEGQRISNWLAEGVIKQHRMLGSYVNLLIQQGFVISYLNEWGPSAQQIAENPALDEEKERPMIFILAAHKPA, from the coding sequence ATGACGCAAAATATTTATGACAATCAGGCCTTCTTCGACGGCTATGCCCAGCTCAGCCGCTCGGTGAACGGGCTGGACGGCGCACCGGAATGGCCGACTATCCGCAGCATACTGCCGGATTTGCACGGCAAGTGGGTAGTCGACCTCGGCTGCGGCTACGGATGGTTCTGCCGCAGCGCTCGTGAACAAGGCGCAGCTGGCGTACTGGGGTTAGACGTCTCAGAGAAAATGCTCGGTAAAGCGCAGGCGATGACCCAGGATGCCGGCATTGAATACCGCCAGCAGGATCTGGAACAGCTTCAGCTGCCGCAGGCGTCTTTTGATATCGCCTACAGCTCACTGACGCTGCACTACATCGAAGATCTGGCGCGGTTGTTCGCCACGGTTTATCAGGCGCTGACGGCTGGCGGGCAGTTTATCTTCACCGCCGAGCACCCTGTTTATACCGCACCGCAGCATCAGGGATGGTTGGTCGATCAAAACGGGCAGAAGTCGTGGCCGGTTAACGGCTATCAGCAGGAAGGTCAGCGGATTTCAAATTGGTTGGCAGAGGGGGTCATCAAGCAGCACCGTATGCTGGGCAGCTACGTAAACTTGCTGATCCAGCAAGGCTTCGTCATTAGCTATCTGAACGAATGGGGTCCTTCGGCTCAACAAATCGCAGAAAACCCGGCGCTGGACGAAGAAAAAGAGCGCCCAATGATATTTATTCTCGCCGCTCATAAACCCGCTTAA
- a CDS encoding DUF1543 domain-containing protein, with translation MPGLLMFYVGGTAPGANIELHDVQFVAADRPEQAYPLLREKWFGDKNKVHVDGYTCIEWADGYDVALRAEPFVGPEKLFFVNVGGYRSDELAELHEFGLFVAHSADEAKEKAKQTLLTGSFKQHKDDLAEVDDCLLLHSLQGYHVHLQANAQGKAAQPLWQGYLPIGD, from the coding sequence ATGCCGGGATTATTGATGTTCTATGTGGGCGGTACCGCGCCAGGTGCCAATATCGAATTGCACGACGTGCAATTTGTCGCAGCGGATCGGCCCGAACAGGCTTATCCCTTGCTGCGCGAGAAATGGTTTGGCGATAAGAACAAGGTGCACGTTGATGGCTATACGTGTATTGAATGGGCGGATGGTTATGACGTGGCGCTAAGGGCTGAGCCGTTCGTCGGGCCGGAGAAACTGTTCTTCGTTAACGTGGGCGGTTACCGCAGTGACGAGTTGGCGGAGCTGCACGAGTTTGGCCTGTTTGTCGCGCACAGTGCGGATGAAGCCAAAGAAAAAGCCAAGCAGACGCTACTGACCGGCAGCTTCAAGCAGCATAAGGATGATCTGGCAGAGGTGGACGATTGCCTGCTGTTGCACTCGCTGCAGGGATACCATGTTCATTTGCAGGCCAATGCGCAGGGTAAAGCGGCGCAACCGCTGTGGCAGGGCTATTTGCCGATCGGCGATTAG
- a CDS encoding GNAT family N-acetyltransferase — protein sequence MDLKFLEDEKRFYINDRQGKMIAEISFVPSGDKLTIIDHTWVDEVLKGQGVGKKLVALVVAKMRAENRKIIPLCPFAKHEFDTTPEYQDIRA from the coding sequence ATGGATCTTAAATTTTTGGAAGATGAAAAGCGTTTCTATATAAACGATCGGCAGGGGAAAATGATTGCCGAGATATCTTTTGTGCCCAGCGGTGATAAATTAACCATCATTGATCACACCTGGGTAGATGAGGTGCTGAAAGGCCAGGGGGTAGGTAAAAAGCTGGTGGCACTGGTGGTCGCCAAAATGCGTGCGGAAAACCGCAAAATCATTCCGTTATGCCCGTTCGCCAAACACGAATTCGACACCACGCCAGAATATCAGGACATACGCGCCTGA
- a CDS encoding DoxX family protein: MGESSKDGVILLSRILLMILFIIFGWMKLVGFGATVTAMEGYGTPMPYLAAIIAVVVEFFFGIALILGLFTRPIAVIFALYVLGTAFIGHPFWKMTGMEMMGNEINFFKNISIIGGLLLLAVTGAGRYSLDYKFFNK; encoded by the coding sequence ATGGGTGAAAGCTCAAAAGACGGCGTTATTCTGCTATCCCGAATATTGTTGATGATCCTGTTTATCATTTTTGGCTGGATGAAGCTGGTTGGCTTTGGTGCAACCGTCACGGCAATGGAAGGGTATGGTACGCCCATGCCTTATTTAGCGGCGATTATCGCCGTGGTGGTGGAGTTCTTTTTCGGCATTGCGCTTATTCTTGGGTTATTTACCCGTCCTATCGCGGTTATTTTTGCCCTTTACGTACTCGGCACCGCGTTTATCGGCCACCCATTCTGGAAAATGACCGGCATGGAAATGATGGGTAATGAAATAAATTTCTTCAAAAACATCAGCATTATTGGCGGGCTGTTGCTACTGGCGGTCACCGGCGCCGGGCGCTATTCGCTGGATTATAAATTCTTCAATAAATAA